Below is a window of Cupriavidus sp. MP-37 DNA.
TGCAGTCATCGACCGATCCAACCCGGGAGCCCGCATGACTTCAGCCCTGTTGCCAGGAGCCGCCCTCCATCCGCCGCACGAACCCGCCCTGCTGTCGCAGTACCGGCATGTACGCGCCGCCACCGAAACCCTGGTGGCCGACCTGTCGGATGCCGATGCCACCGTGCAGTCGATGGACGATGCCAGCCCGGCAAAATGGCACCTGGCGCACACCACGTGGTTCTTCGAGGAATTCGTGCTGGCCGCGCGCATCCCGGACTACGAGCCGGTCGACCCGGCCTACCGCTATCTCTTCAACTCGTACTATGAAGCGGTCGGCGCGCGCCATCCGCGGCCGAGGCGCGGGCTGCTGACGCGTCCGTCGCTGGACGAAGTGCTGGCGTACCGCGAGGCCGTCGACGAAGCCATGCTGGCGCTGCTGGGCAGCGCCCAGACCGACGCCGAGGCGGCGCTGATCACGCTCGGCCTGCAGCATGAACAGCAGCACCAGGAACTGCTGCTGACCGACGTGCTGCACCTGTTCGCGCAGAACCCGCTGCGCCCCGCCTTTGCCCCGGAACTGCCCGCCCCGGTGATTGCCGACCCGCGCCCCGCGCCGGACTGGATCGGCTTTGACGGCGGACTGGTCGAAATCGGCCACCACGGCGAGACCTTCGCCTTCGATTGCGAAACGCCGCGCCACAAGGTCTACCTGGCCCCGTTCACGCTGTGCTCGCACCCGGTCAGCAACCGGCAATGGTTCGAGTTCATCGAGGATGGCGGCTACCAGAGCGCCGGGCTGTGGCTGTCGGACGGCTGGCGCTGGGTCGGCGAGCAAGGCATCCAGGCCCCGCTCTACTGGGAAGAGCGCGACGGCACCTGGTGGCAGATGACGCTGCGCGGCATGCATCCGGTCGACCCCGACAGCCCGGTGACCCACCTCAGCTTCTATGAGGCCGACGCGTTCGCGCGCTGGGCCGAGCGCCGGCTGCCGACCGAGGCGGAATGGGAGCATGCCGCCAGCCGCCTGCCGGCCACCGGGAATTTTGTCGAGGGGCGCGCGCTGCGGCCGCTGCCGGACCGGCAGAACACCGCCGGCGTGCTGCGCCAGATGTTCGGCGACGTCTGGGAATGGACCGCCAGCGCCTTCCTGCCTTATCCGGGCTTCCGCCCCAACGCCGGCACGGTGGGCGAGTACAACGGCAAGTTCATGAGCGGGCAGATGGTGCTGCGCGGCGGGTCGTGCGTCACCCCCGAATCGCATATCCGCGCGAGCTACCGCAATTTCTTCTATCCGCACCAGCGCTGGCAGTTCACCGGAGTGCGGCTGGCCGACGACGTCTAGGGCCGCGCCCAGTCTGGCGCCAGCCAGCGCCAGGCCAGCCAGGCCAGCGCGGCCCACACCAGCACGATGACCACCGCGGCCGCGCGATTGCGCGGCCGTTGCGCATGGGTGGCCTGCCAGGCGTCGGCGCGGACCCGGCATTCGTCCTTGACCTCGGCGGGAATCAGCCGCAGCGTCAGCCAGATGCCGAGCGGCACCAGCAGCACGTCATCGAGATAGCCCAGCACCGGAATGAAATCCGGGATCAGGTCGAGCGGGCTGAAGGCATAGGCCACCACCAGCGCGCCCAGCAGCCGCGCCGCCCACGGCGTCCGGGGATGGCGGCTGCAGAACCACAGCATCAGCAGGCTGCCCTTGAGCCCGCGCGCCCACTGGCGCAGGCGCGAGCCGGTCGCCATCGGCGCTGGCCCGGCTTACCAGCCCTTGCTCTGCGGCGCGGCGGGACGCTGGCCGCCGGGCTCGGCGACGGGCGGTTTCAGCGGCGGCGCCGGCACGATCGGGGTCTGCGGATACAGCTTCTGCCAGCGCGCCTTCAGGCCGCTGGCGATCTCGCCCTGGTTATAACGCTCGGCAAAGTCGATCACGGTCATGCCCTGCTGGTTCTTCAGGCGCATGTCGGCGCCTTCGTCCAGCAGCAGCTTGACGGTCTCGATATGGCCGCCGCGCGCGGCCATCATCAGCGGGGTGGTGCCGTTGGGGCTTTCGGCGTCGATATACGCGGCATGGTCGACCAGGTACTTGACCACGTCGTTGTGGCCGTTGGTGGCGGCATAGTGCAGCGGCGTCCAGCCGGTCTTGTTGATCTCGGCCTCCATGTCGTCGACCATCAGCTTGACCATGTCGAGCTGGCCCTGCAGCGCGGCCATCATCAGCGGGGTTTCGCCGGCCGGGTTGGCCTTGTCGAAGTCGATGTCCCTGGCGCGGATCAGCACCGTCGCCGCCTTCAGCGACTTCTCGCGCAGCGCCAGCACCAGCGCCGGGTTGCCGCGGTTGTCGACCACGTTGGGGTCGACGCCCTTTGCCAGCAGCTTCTTGACGGTATTGGCGTCGTCGAATTCCACCGCCTTGCGCATGTCGTCGGCCGGCGCGGCCTGCGCGAGCGTGGCGGCGGCCAGCGCAACAGCGCCGGCGGCACGTCGGACAAATTTCATGTCAAACATGAGATTTCCTGTCAATGTGCTCGAATAGATTGAAGAAATTTTCCGTCGTCTGTTCCGCGACCTGTTCCACCGGCACGCCGCGCAGCTGTGCGATGAATTCGCCCACATGGCGCACCCAGGCCGGCTCGTTGGTCTTGCCGCGATACGGCACCGGTGCCAGGTAGGGCGAATCGGTCTCGATCAGCATCCGCTCCAGCGGCACCTTGCGCGCGGTTTCCTGCAGCTCCGCCGCGCTCTTGAAGGTGACGATGCCGGAAAACGAGATATGGAAGCCCTGGTCCAGCGCCTGGCGGGCGACGTCCCAGGTTTCGGTGAAGCAGTGCATCACGCCACCGGCCTCGCCCGCGTTTTCCTCGCGCATCAGGCGCAGCGTGTCGTCGGCGGACGAGCGGGTATGGATGATCAGCGGCTTGCCGGTCTGGCGCGCGGCGCGGATATGGGTGCGGAAGCGTTCGCGCTGCCATTCCATCTCGGCGATGCTGCGGCCGTTGAGCCGGTAGTAGTCCAGCCCGGTCTCGCCGGTGCCGACCACGCGCGGGTGGGCCGACAGCGCCACCAGCCGCTCGAGCGTCGGATCCTCGCCCTCTTCGTAGTCCGGGTGCACGCCGACCGACGCGTACAGGTTGGGATGCTGCTCGGCCAGCGCCAGCACGCGCGGAAAATCTTCCAGCGTGACCGAGATGCACAGCGCATGCGTGACCTGGTTGGCGCGCATGTTGTCCAGCAGTTCGGGCAGGCGCGCGGCCAGTTCGGGGAAATCGATATGGCAGTGGGAATCGACAAACATGGGGAATCTCGGAAGCCGGCTCAGGCCGCGTCCACGCGGCGGCCGACGATGATCAGGTCGCGCTCGACGCCGTCGAGCACGGCCACGCGCGGCAGCTCGCCCCAGCGCGTGAAGCCCAGCGACGCGAACAGGCCCAGGCTGGGCGCGTTGTGGCCGAAGATAAAGCCGAGCAGCGTGTTGACCCCGACCGCGGGCGCGTGGTCGATGGCCTGCTGCAGCAGGTAGCGCCCCAGCCCCTGGCCGCGGCGCTGTGCGTCGAGGTAAATCGAGACCTCGGCGGTGGCGCCATAGGCCGGGCGCCCGTAAAAGTCGGAAAAGCTCATCCAGCCGGCCATGCTGCCGTCGGCGTCCTCGCACACCCACAGCGGGCGGCGCCCGGGCTGGTGGGCGTCGAACCAGGCCTGGCGCGAGGCCACGGTGACCGGCTCGGTGTCGGCCGTGACCATGCCCGAAGGCACGGTGCCGTTGTAGATGGCGACGATGCCCGCGAGGTCGCGGGGTTCAGCAATTCGTAGCGAGAAATTCATTGAAAATCAATAAATTGCGAGAGGTTTCTCGCAACGTTCATAAAGTTTGGGTGGGACGCCCGGACTCCAGCATCTTGCCCAGGATTTCCTCGATCGCGCGGCGCAGGTTGCGCCCGTTGTCGTCGTCGGGCAGGTGCACGCCAATGCCGGGGGTCTTCATCGGCGTGCCGGCAGGGGTGATCCAGGCGACGTGGCCGGCGATCTGGTACTTCTGCGGCCGGTCCAGCAGCGACAATACCAGGAACACCTGCTCGCCCAGCCGGAACGGCCGGTTCGACGGCACGAAGATGCCGCCGCGCGCCAGGAACGGCATATAGGCCGCGTACAGCCCGGCCTGGTCCTTGATCGACAGCGACAGCACATTGGGGCGCGACGCTGCCCCGCTGGCCGATCCACTACCCGGGGCGTTCCCTGGTCCGTTCCCCGGGGCGTTTCCGAATCCCGCCCCGGCCGGCGCCGTGCCGGCGACTGCTGTGTTCATGGTTGACCCCCTGACAATGGCGTCGCTGCTTGTTGTTATGGTTCGGGCCCGGCCGCCTGCCGCGCTAGCGGAACAGCTGCCGGTACTCCAGGAATACCGCTTCCATCACCAGCCTGGCCGCCAGCGGATGGTTCTCGCTGCGGCGGTGTGCATTCAGGCGCGCGGCGAACGCCTGCAGGCCGTGCGCATCGGTGGCGGCGGCGCAGCGCGCCAGCGCGGCACGCTCCTTGGGGAAATACCGCGGCGCGGCGCCGCCCTCCAGGCGCAATGCCAGCAGATCGTACGTCCAGCGCTGCAGGATGCCAAGCACGGCGGGCACCGGCAGCTTCTGCAGTTGCTCGGCCGCCGCGGCGGCGTCGAAGGCGGCGGCGGCGCCGAGCTGGCCGACCAGCCAGCGCTGCAGCGGCTGCTCCTCGGCCTCGGCGGCATGCAATGCGGTCAGCGGCGAGCCGCCGGCCAGCGCCAGCTGGGCCTCGGCATCCGCCACGCCCTGGCCGCGCAGCCACGCCAGCGCGGCCTCGGGCGTCGGGCGCTGGGCCGAGAACTGGCGGCAGCGCGACAGGATGGTCGGCAGGATGCGGTCCAGGCGGTCGGTCACCAGCAGGAACACGGTCGACGGCGGCGGTTCTTCCAGCGTCTTCAGCAAGGCATTGGCGCCCTCGGTCTGCAGCGCGTCGAGCGGATAGACCACCACCACGCGCAGCCCGGCGCGGTGCGTGCCGACGCCGACGGCCTCGATCAGCGCGCGCACCTGCTCCATGCGGATGATCTTGCTGGGCGCCTTCTTCTTGCCGCCCTCGTCGGTCTCCGCCTCGGCCGAGGCGTCGAGCGCCTCGGGCCGTACCACGGTGAAGTCCGGGTGGTTGCCCTGGCTGAACCAGTGGCAGGCGGCGCACTGGCCGCAGGGCTGCCCGTCCGCCCGCGGCGCCTCGCACAGCAGCCCCTGGGCGAAATGCAGCGCCAGGTCGCGCTTGCCGATGCCTTGCTGGCCGTGGATCAGCAAGGCATGCGGCAGCCGCCCGCGCAGCGCGCCAAGCCGTTGCCAATCTTCGTTCTGCCAGGGATATAGCATGTGAATCAGTGGGTTAAAGGCGGTATTGAATGTAGTTTCAAGGAGCGACATCCCTGCGGACTGCCACATCGTCCCCGCGAAAGCGGGGAACCAGCGTCTTTGCAGCACAGACGCGTTTCAAAGTCGCTGGATTCCCGCTTTCGCGGGAATGACGGTGCGGGTCTATGTCCTAATGAATCAAATAGTTGCGAGGATCTTCTCAAGCTCGTCGCGAATATCGGCAATGCTGCGCGTGGCGTCGATCACGCGGAAGCGCTGCGGCGACTGCGCCGCGCGGCGCAGGTATTCGTCCCGGGTGCGCTGGAAGAAGGCGCGCGATTCGGCCTCGAACTTGTCCGGCGTGCGCGCGGCGGCCAGGCGGGCGCTGGCGGTTTCGAGCGGCACGTCGAACAGCAGCGTCAGGTCCGGTTGCAGGCCGCCCTGGACCCAGCCTTCCAGCACTTCGAGCCGGCCGGTGGGCAGGCCCCTGCCGCCGCCCTGGTAGGCAAAGGTGGCATCGGTGAAGCGGTCGGAAATCACCCACTTGCCGCGCTCCAGCGCGGGGGCGATGACTTCGGCAATATGCTCGCGGCGGGCGGCGAACATCAGCAGCGCCTCGGTTTCCAGATGCATCTTGCGGTGCAGCAGGATCTGGCGCAGGTCTTCGCCCAGCGACGTGCCGCCGGGCTCGCGCGTGGTGACGACCCCGGCGATGTCGGCGCGCGCGCGCAGGCGGTCGGCAACCCAGTCGATGTGGGTGCTCTTGCCGGCGCCGTCGATGCCCTCGAAGGTAATGAATTTTCCGCGCATGGAATGCCTATTTGCCGCGCTGGTACTTGTCGACCGCGCGGTTGTGTTCGGGTAGCGAGTTGGAGAAATGGCTGCTGCCGTCGCCGCGGGCGACGAAGTACAGCGCGTCGGACGGCGCCGGCGTGGTCGCCGCGGCCAGCGAGGCCAGCCCCGGCAGCGCGATCGGCGTGGGCGGCAGGCCGGTGCGGGTGTAGGTATTGTACGGGGTGTCGGCCTGCAGGTCGCGCTTGCGCAGGTCGCCGTCGAAGGCCTCGCCCAGGCCGTAGATCACGGTCGGGTCGGTCTGCAGCAGCATGTTCTTCCTGAGCCGGTTGATAAACACCGCGGCGATCATCGGGCGCTCGGCGGCCTGGCCGGTTTCCTTCTCGACGATCGACGCCATCACCAGCGCCTCGTACGGGGTCTTGTACGGCAGGTCGGGCGAGCGCGCGTTCCAGGCCTCGTTCAGCCGGCGCTGCATGGCGCGGTAGGCGTGCTTGTACAGCTCGAGGTCGCTGCTGCCGCGCGCGAACAGGTAGGTGTCCGGAAAGAACAGCCCCTCGGGCGACGCCTCGGCCGCGCCGATGGCTTTCATCAGTTCGGCGTCGGACATGCCGCGGGTGTCGTGGCGCAGCGCCGGGCTGGCATCGACCGCGGCGCGCATCTTGCGGAATTCCCAGCCCTCGATCACCGTGACCACGTAGTGCGTGACCTCGCCGCGCGCCAGCTTGCCCAGGATCGACAGCGGCGTGGCGCCGGTTTCGAAGGTATAGCCGCCGGCCTTCAGGTCGGCGCCGTGTCCGGTCAGGCGCGCCAGCAGCATGAACAGCCGCGGGTCCATGCCCACGCCGCCGCGCTGGATCTGGCGGCCAACGCTGGCCACGCCGGAATTGGGCTTGATCACCACTTCGAGCGGCGACTTGCCCAGCGACACCGGGTGATTGGCCCACCACGCAAAGCCGCCCACGGCCGCCAGCGCGAACACCAGCACGGCCAGCCCAAGGCTGAGGAGTAAACGTTTCATGTATCTGTCGTAGGGACCGGCCGCCGGCACCCCCGGCGCAAGCGCGCACCGCAGCGGACCACCGGTGCCGGCCGAAAATCTCGTAGCCCCATATAATAACCGGCAGCCTGGCCCCGACCGTGAGCCGTGGCGCCGGCGCCGCCCGCGCGTCGGGCGCCACGCAGACTCGGCGCGTGCCGTTTCCTTCCCTCCCCGATTTGCCTCGACGATTGCCTCGCAATGCCAGCATTGAATCCCCAAGCCCAGGAACTCGCCGCAAACCTTGACGCGCTGCAGGCCGGCGGCGTGGTTTGCACCCCCGCCGGGCTCGGCCTCGTTCGCGTGGCGGGCGAAGACGCCGCCAGCTTCCTGCACACCCAGCTGACCAACGCGGTCGAAGACCTGGCGCCGGGCACGGCGCGCCTGGCCGGCTACTGCTCGCCCAAGGGCCGGCTGCTGGCCACCTTCCTGATGTGGCGCGACGCCGACGGCATCGTGCTGCAGCTGTCGGCCGAGATCCAGGCCGCGGTGCAGAAGCGGCTGTCGATGTTCGTGCTGCGCGCCAAGGCCAGGTTGTCCGATATCACCCCGGCCCACGCCATCCTCGGCGTTGCCGGCACCGGCGCCGCCGCGGCGCTGGCCGCGGCCGGGCTGCCCGCGCCGGAAGCCGCCTTTGCCGTGGCCACGGCCGACGGCGCCAGCGTGATCCGCCTGCCGGACAGCGCCGGCCAGCCGCGCTGGCAGCTGGTGCTGCCGGCCGAGCGCGCCGACGCGGTGCGCGCGGCGCTGTCCGCCACGCTCACCGGCGCCGCGCCGGCGTTGTGGGACTGGCTCGACGTGCAATCCGGCCTGCCCCGCATCGTCGCGGCCACGCAGGAGCAGTTCGTGCCGCAGATGATCAATTTCGAATTGGTCGGCGGCGTCAATTTCCGCAAGGGCTGCTATCCCGGCCAGGAAGTGGTGGCGCGCAGCCAGTACCGCGGCACCCTCAAGCGCCGCATGTGGCTGGTGCAGGGCGAAGGCGAAGTGCCGGCGCCCGCCGCCGAGATCTATCGCCCGGAAGACCCGGGCCAGCCTTGCGGCATGATCGTCAACGCCGCGCCCGCGCCGGATGGCGGCTGGGCCGGGCTGGCCGAGCTGAAGATCGATGCCGCCGGCAGCGCGCTGCGGCTGGGCAGCGCCGAGGGCACGGCCGTGGCCACGGCCAGCCTGCCCTACGCGGTGCCGCTGGGCGAGGCCGCCCAGGCCGCCGGCTGATTGCCACAGGACCCGCCATGAGCGATCACCTCTACGTTTATTTCCGCGTGCCGGAAGCCGTCGCCGCCGAAGCGCTGCCTCACTGGCACCGCTGGATGGAAACGGTCGCCGAAGCCACCGGAATTGGTGGTACGCTGATGCGCAGGCCGGAAACCCGCGCCGGCGTGCAGACCTGGATGGAGTGCTACGCCGACGTGCCGCCCGCGTTCGATGCCACGCTGGAAGGGCTGTGGCGCCAGAGCGGGCTGGACCAGTGGGTGGAAGGCGAGCGGCGCGCCGAACACTTTATCGACCTGGACTTGCTGTAGGCGCACTACAGACGTCGTGTGGGCGCCGTCGGACTGAAGTACGCGGGAGCCGCTGGCGCGGTCCCCCGGCAAAGGAAGCAAAACGATGTGTCTGATCCTGGTTGCCTGGCAATCGCACCCGGACTATGCCCTGGTCGTGGCCGGCAACCGCGATGAATTCTATGCCCGCCCGGCGGCGGCCGCGCACTGGTGGCAGGATGCGCCCCAGGTGCTGGCCGGCCGCGACCTCGCCGAGGTCATCGGCGAACCCGGCACGTGGATGGGCGTCAACGCCGACGGCCGCTTCGCCGCGCTGACCAACTACCGTGCCCCGTCCGAAAAACGCACCGACGCGCGCTCGCGCGGCGAGCTGGTGGCCGGCTTCCTGCGCGGCCACGCGGCGCCGTTCGACTACCTCGACGGCCTCGCCGGCGAAGACGGCGCCTACAACGGCTTCAACCTGCTCGCCAGCGACCTGCGCGAACTGTGGTGGTACAGCAACCGCTCGGCCTCGCGCCAGCCGCAACGGCTGCGTCCGGGCCTGTACGGCCTGTCCAACGCGCTGCTCGATACGCCCTGGCCCAAGGTGCGCAGCCGCGTCGGCGCGCTCGCCGAAGTGCTGGCCGCCGACAGCGGCCAGGCCACTGCCAGCGCCGAGCCCTACCTGCAGATGCTGGCCGACGAGCGCCAGGCGGCGGACTTCGAGCTGCCGTCCACCGGCGTGGCGCCGGACTGGGAAAAACTGCTGTCGTCCGCCTTTATCCGCTCGCCGATGTATGGCACGCGCGCCAGCACGGTCCTGCGCATCCGCCACGACGGGCGCTTCGACCTGAGCGAACGCAGCTTCGACGCCGATGGCCGCATCGGCGACGTCGCCTTCCACGGCACGCTCAACCTGTCGCGCGACACCGGCATCGTGCAGGCGCCGCGCTGACGGCCGCGCCGCACCGGCGCCTCAGCCGGCCAGGCGCTTGCGCATCTCCACGTGCGGGATGCCCGCCTCTTCGAATTCCGGTCCCACCTGCGCAAAACCCACGCGCGCATAGAACGGCGCCGCGTGGGTCTGCGCGTTGAGCACCAGTTCCGCATACCCCAGCTGTTCGGCCTTGCGCATCAGCGCCTCCAGCACCAGCGCGCCGACGCCGCTGCCGCGCGCCGGCTTCAGCACGGCCATGCGGCCGATATGGCCGTCGGGCAGCAGCCGTCCGGTGGCCAGCGGCGTGCCGTCGTCGGCCAGCGCCAGCGCGTGCCAGCTGGGCTCGTCCCATTCGTCCCATTCCAGTTCCACCGGCACGCCCTGCTCTTCGACAAAGACGGTGTAGCGGATGGCGCGCGCGCGATCGCGGGCTTCGGACCAGGGGCAGATCAGGACAGTGGTGGGCATGGCGGTGAATACGGCTGAGTGGAAACGGGCAAGTGAAAACGTGGGCGCCAATGATACGCCAGCCCCGACGCCATCGCAGCCGCACCAGTGTGGAGCATTGTCCGCACGGCACCCCGATTTTCTGCACCATATCAGGGTTTACCTGGGGTCGGCAGCCGTATAGCAAATTTGTATGATGACCTGATTACCGAATGACCGGGAAAGCCGCCGTGTTCCAGAAAGTCCCTGCCCGCGCCCTGACCGACAACGTGGCCGAACAGCTGCTCGACAAGATCCAGAGCGGCGCCTTTGCCCGCGGCGACAAGCTGCCCACCGAGGCGGTGCTGTCCGAAGAGTTCGGCGTCAGCCGCACCGTGGTGCGCGAGGCCATCTCTCGGCTGAAATATGAAGGCGTGGTCGAGTCGCGCCAGGGCAGCGGCGTGTTCGTGACGCTGCAGGCCGGCATCCGGCCGCTGCGCATCGACTACACCGACACCGGCACGCTGGAAGCGGTGCTGCAGATCGTCGAACTGCGCCGCGCGATCGAGGCCGAAGTGGCCGCGCAGGCGGCGCGGCGCCGTACCGATGCCTCGATGGCGGCAATCGACGCCGCGCTGGCGCGACTGGACGAGGTGGTGGCGCAGGGCGGCGACGGCGTCGCCGAGGACGTGGCGTTCCACCGCGCCATCGCCGAGGCCACCGGCAACCCCTACTTCCTCAAGACGCTGGAGTTCCTGAGCCAGTACCTGGAAGCCGCCACGCGCGTGACGCGCACCAACGAGGCGCGGCGCTCGGACTTTTCGCGGCAGGTGCGCGAGGAACACCAGGCCATCGTCGCCGCGATCCGCGCCGGCGACCCGCTGGCCGCGCGCAATGCCGCGCAGAACCATATGTACAACGCCGCGCACCGGCTGGCCCAGCTGGGCGCCGACGAAAGCGGCGCCGCGCACGGCGCCACCAACTGACGCGCCACATCGAATCATCCGTATCTGTTTCAGGGAGTCCCTATGTCCAGGAATATCGGCGTCATCGGCCTTGGTGCCATG
It encodes the following:
- the egtB gene encoding ergothioneine biosynthesis protein EgtB — its product is MTSALLPGAALHPPHEPALLSQYRHVRAATETLVADLSDADATVQSMDDASPAKWHLAHTTWFFEEFVLAARIPDYEPVDPAYRYLFNSYYEAVGARHPRPRRGLLTRPSLDEVLAYREAVDEAMLALLGSAQTDAEAALITLGLQHEQQHQELLLTDVLHLFAQNPLRPAFAPELPAPVIADPRPAPDWIGFDGGLVEIGHHGETFAFDCETPRHKVYLAPFTLCSHPVSNRQWFEFIEDGGYQSAGLWLSDGWRWVGEQGIQAPLYWEERDGTWWQMTLRGMHPVDPDSPVTHLSFYEADAFARWAERRLPTEAEWEHAASRLPATGNFVEGRALRPLPDRQNTAGVLRQMFGDVWEWTASAFLPYPGFRPNAGTVGEYNGKFMSGQMVLRGGSCVTPESHIRASYRNFFYPHQRWQFTGVRLADDV
- a CDS encoding YkvA family protein, which encodes MATGSRLRQWARGLKGSLLMLWFCSRHPRTPWAARLLGALVVAYAFSPLDLIPDFIPVLGYLDDVLLVPLGIWLTLRLIPAEVKDECRVRADAWQATHAQRPRNRAAAVVIVLVWAALAWLAWRWLAPDWARP
- a CDS encoding ankyrin repeat domain-containing protein, whose amino-acid sequence is MFDMKFVRRAAGAVALAAATLAQAAPADDMRKAVEFDDANTVKKLLAKGVDPNVVDNRGNPALVLALREKSLKAATVLIRARDIDFDKANPAGETPLMMAALQGQLDMVKLMVDDMEAEINKTGWTPLHYAATNGHNDVVKYLVDHAAYIDAESPNGTTPLMMAARGGHIETVKLLLDEGADMRLKNQQGMTVIDFAERYNQGEIASGLKARWQKLYPQTPIVPAPPLKPPVAEPGGQRPAAPQSKGW
- a CDS encoding TatD family hydrolase codes for the protein MFVDSHCHIDFPELAARLPELLDNMRANQVTHALCISVTLEDFPRVLALAEQHPNLYASVGVHPDYEEGEDPTLERLVALSAHPRVVGTGETGLDYYRLNGRSIAEMEWQRERFRTHIRAARQTGKPLIIHTRSSADDTLRLMREENAGEAGGVMHCFTETWDVARQALDQGFHISFSGIVTFKSAAELQETARKVPLERMLIETDSPYLAPVPYRGKTNEPAWVRHVGEFIAQLRGVPVEQVAEQTTENFFNLFEHIDRKSHV
- a CDS encoding GNAT family N-acetyltransferase; translation: MNFSLRIAEPRDLAGIVAIYNGTVPSGMVTADTEPVTVASRQAWFDAHQPGRRPLWVCEDADGSMAGWMSFSDFYGRPAYGATAEVSIYLDAQRRGQGLGRYLLQQAIDHAPAVGVNTLLGFIFGHNAPSLGLFASLGFTRWGELPRVAVLDGVERDLIIVGRRVDAA
- a CDS encoding PilZ domain-containing protein, with translation MNTAVAGTAPAGAGFGNAPGNGPGNAPGSGSASGAASRPNVLSLSIKDQAGLYAAYMPFLARGGIFVPSNRPFRLGEQVFLVLSLLDRPQKYQIAGHVAWITPAGTPMKTPGIGVHLPDDDNGRNLRRAIEEILGKMLESGRPTQTL
- a CDS encoding DNA polymerase III subunit delta', whose protein sequence is MLYPWQNEDWQRLGALRGRLPHALLIHGQQGIGKRDLALHFAQGLLCEAPRADGQPCGQCAACHWFSQGNHPDFTVVRPEALDASAEAETDEGGKKKAPSKIIRMEQVRALIEAVGVGTHRAGLRVVVVYPLDALQTEGANALLKTLEEPPPSTVFLLVTDRLDRILPTILSRCRQFSAQRPTPEAALAWLRGQGVADAEAQLALAGGSPLTALHAAEAEEQPLQRWLVGQLGAAAAFDAAAAAEQLQKLPVPAVLGILQRWTYDLLALRLEGGAAPRYFPKERAALARCAAATDAHGLQAFAARLNAHRRSENHPLAARLVMEAVFLEYRQLFR
- the tmk gene encoding dTMP kinase, with translation MRGKFITFEGIDGAGKSTHIDWVADRLRARADIAGVVTTREPGGTSLGEDLRQILLHRKMHLETEALLMFAARREHIAEVIAPALERGKWVISDRFTDATFAYQGGGRGLPTGRLEVLEGWVQGGLQPDLTLLFDVPLETASARLAAARTPDKFEAESRAFFQRTRDEYLRRAAQSPQRFRVIDATRSIADIRDELEKILATI
- the mltG gene encoding endolytic transglycosylase MltG, with amino-acid sequence MKRLLLSLGLAVLVFALAAVGGFAWWANHPVSLGKSPLEVVIKPNSGVASVGRQIQRGGVGMDPRLFMLLARLTGHGADLKAGGYTFETGATPLSILGKLARGEVTHYVVTVIEGWEFRKMRAAVDASPALRHDTRGMSDAELMKAIGAAEASPEGLFFPDTYLFARGSSDLELYKHAYRAMQRRLNEAWNARSPDLPYKTPYEALVMASIVEKETGQAAERPMIAAVFINRLRKNMLLQTDPTVIYGLGEAFDGDLRKRDLQADTPYNTYTRTGLPPTPIALPGLASLAAATTPAPSDALYFVARGDGSSHFSNSLPEHNRAVDKYQRGK
- a CDS encoding folate-binding protein YgfZ; this translates as MPALNPQAQELAANLDALQAGGVVCTPAGLGLVRVAGEDAASFLHTQLTNAVEDLAPGTARLAGYCSPKGRLLATFLMWRDADGIVLQLSAEIQAAVQKRLSMFVLRAKARLSDITPAHAILGVAGTGAAAALAAAGLPAPEAAFAVATADGASVIRLPDSAGQPRWQLVLPAERADAVRAALSATLTGAAPALWDWLDVQSGLPRIVAATQEQFVPQMINFELVGGVNFRKGCYPGQEVVARSQYRGTLKRRMWLVQGEGEVPAPAAEIYRPEDPGQPCGMIVNAAPAPDGGWAGLAELKIDAAGSALRLGSAEGTAVATASLPYAVPLGEAAQAAG
- a CDS encoding DUF4936 family protein, coding for MSDHLYVYFRVPEAVAAEALPHWHRWMETVAEATGIGGTLMRRPETRAGVQTWMECYADVPPAFDATLEGLWRQSGLDQWVEGERRAEHFIDLDLL
- a CDS encoding NRDE family protein; amino-acid sequence: MCLILVAWQSHPDYALVVAGNRDEFYARPAAAAHWWQDAPQVLAGRDLAEVIGEPGTWMGVNADGRFAALTNYRAPSEKRTDARSRGELVAGFLRGHAAPFDYLDGLAGEDGAYNGFNLLASDLRELWWYSNRSASRQPQRLRPGLYGLSNALLDTPWPKVRSRVGALAEVLAADSGQATASAEPYLQMLADERQAADFELPSTGVAPDWEKLLSSAFIRSPMYGTRASTVLRIRHDGRFDLSERSFDADGRIGDVAFHGTLNLSRDTGIVQAPR
- a CDS encoding GNAT family N-acetyltransferase — its product is MPTTVLICPWSEARDRARAIRYTVFVEEQGVPVELEWDEWDEPSWHALALADDGTPLATGRLLPDGHIGRMAVLKPARGSGVGALVLEALMRKAEQLGYAELVLNAQTHAAPFYARVGFAQVGPEFEEAGIPHVEMRKRLAG
- a CDS encoding FadR/GntR family transcriptional regulator; the encoded protein is MFQKVPARALTDNVAEQLLDKIQSGAFARGDKLPTEAVLSEEFGVSRTVVREAISRLKYEGVVESRQGSGVFVTLQAGIRPLRIDYTDTGTLEAVLQIVELRRAIEAEVAAQAARRRTDASMAAIDAALARLDEVVAQGGDGVAEDVAFHRAIAEATGNPYFLKTLEFLSQYLEAATRVTRTNEARRSDFSRQVREEHQAIVAAIRAGDPLAARNAAQNHMYNAAHRLAQLGADESGAAHGATN